A genomic region of Streptomyces sp. R33 contains the following coding sequences:
- a CDS encoding alpha/beta fold hydrolase, protein MPRHARPTVVLVHGAFADASSFARVIPELTAAGMEVVAPAVPNRSLVDDAAYIASVIRAVEGPVILVGHSYGGAVITLAGTEDNVRALVYLAGYALEEGESLGELQGRFPDSGLADALVYTPFPVAGSTETGTDVSVEIERFPALFAADVDPGLAAVLAVSQRPLAARAFSEAAPVAAWKTKPSWGLVASSDRTINPDVERYGYERAGMTTVEVDSSHLVMLAQPKAVAELIQDAARSTAH, encoded by the coding sequence ATGCCCCGACACGCCCGCCCCACCGTCGTCCTGGTCCACGGCGCCTTCGCCGACGCCTCCAGCTTCGCCCGCGTCATCCCCGAGCTGACCGCTGCCGGCATGGAAGTGGTGGCCCCGGCGGTGCCCAACCGCAGCCTCGTCGACGACGCCGCGTACATCGCCTCGGTGATCCGCGCCGTCGAAGGCCCCGTGATCCTGGTCGGGCACTCCTACGGCGGTGCCGTCATCACCCTCGCCGGCACGGAGGACAACGTCCGCGCACTGGTGTACCTCGCGGGATACGCGCTGGAGGAGGGCGAGAGCCTGGGCGAGCTGCAGGGCCGCTTCCCCGACTCCGGTCTCGCCGACGCGCTTGTCTACACCCCGTTCCCGGTGGCCGGCTCCACCGAGACCGGCACCGACGTCTCGGTGGAGATCGAGAGGTTCCCCGCCCTCTTCGCGGCGGACGTCGACCCCGGCCTCGCCGCGGTGCTCGCCGTCTCCCAGCGCCCCCTGGCCGCACGGGCCTTCTCGGAGGCGGCGCCTGTCGCGGCGTGGAAGACCAAGCCCTCGTGGGGTCTGGTCGCCTCCTCCGACCGCACGATCAACCCCGATGTGGAGCGCTACGGGTACGAGCGCGCCGGCATGACCACCGTCGAGGTCGACTCCTCCCATCTGGTCATGCTTGCCCAGCCCAAGGCCGTGGCGGAGCTGATCCAGGACGCGGCCCGGTCCACCGCCCACTGA
- a CDS encoding alpha/beta fold hydrolase yields MPYITVGQENTNPIELYFEDQGGGQPVVLIHGFPLDGHSWERQGAALLDAGYRVITYDRRGFGRSSQPTTGYDYDTFAADLNTVMETLDLKDAVLVGFSMGTGEVARYVSTYGSGRVAKVAFLASLEPCLLKSDDNPDGVAPKEFFDGVVAAVKADRYAYYTAFFNDFYNLDENLGTRISAEAVRNSWNTAARGGSFAASAAPATWYTDFRADIPTVDVPALILHGTADRILPAEGTARPFHKALPSADYVEIEGAPHGLLWTHAEEVNTALLAFLAK; encoded by the coding sequence ATGCCGTACATCACCGTGGGCCAGGAGAACACCAACCCCATAGAGCTGTACTTCGAGGACCAGGGTGGCGGGCAGCCCGTCGTCCTCATCCACGGCTTCCCGCTCGACGGCCACTCCTGGGAACGCCAGGGCGCCGCGCTGCTCGACGCCGGCTACCGCGTGATCACGTACGACCGCCGCGGTTTCGGGCGGTCCTCGCAGCCGACCACCGGCTACGACTACGACACCTTCGCGGCCGACCTGAACACCGTGATGGAGACCCTCGACCTGAAGGACGCCGTCCTGGTCGGTTTCTCCATGGGCACCGGCGAGGTCGCCCGCTACGTGTCCACGTACGGCTCCGGCCGTGTCGCCAAGGTCGCCTTCCTGGCCTCGCTCGAGCCCTGCCTGCTGAAGAGCGACGACAACCCGGACGGCGTCGCCCCGAAGGAGTTCTTCGACGGCGTCGTCGCCGCCGTCAAGGCCGACCGCTACGCCTACTACACGGCCTTCTTCAACGACTTCTACAACCTCGACGAGAACCTGGGCACCCGCATCAGCGCGGAGGCCGTTCGCAACAGCTGGAACACCGCGGCCCGCGGCGGCTCCTTCGCCGCGTCCGCCGCGCCGGCGACCTGGTACACCGACTTCCGCGCCGACATACCGACCGTCGACGTGCCGGCCCTGATCCTGCACGGCACCGCCGACCGCATCCTGCCGGCCGAGGGCACGGCGCGCCCGTTCCACAAGGCGCTCCCGTCGGCCGACTACGTCGAGATCGAGGGCGCCCCGCACGGTCTGCTGTGGACCCACGCCGAGGAGGTCAACACCGCCCTCCTCGCCTTCCTGGCGAAGTGA
- a CDS encoding amidohydrolase, whose product MTGPSTSMPVAGLVPAPRREHEHADLLVRNAKVFTGDPDRPEARAVALRGGRVAALGDDHDLAHLVGPGTKVVDALGRRVIPGLNDSHLHVIRGGLNYVLELRWDGVRSLRHALAMLREQAGRTPKGQWIRVVGGWTAEQFAECRMPTVAELNAAAPDTPVFVLHLYQSALMNRAAVQAAGFTRDTPDPRGGQIVRGRDGEPNGVLLAAPSALILYSTLANAPALDEADKRTSTRHFLRELNRFGLTSAVDAAGGFQNFPDNYATVADLARSGELTLRIAYHLFPQTAGQELADLKRWTEMVKPGDGDEWLRLNGAGENLTWAAADFENFSEPRPELGAGYETEFESAVRLLLENGWGFRLHATYDETIRRDLAVFEKLAAEGLFPGGNRWLFDHAETVSADSLDRIAALGGAVSVQNRMSFQGAAFLDRYGAGAAAHTPPVRAMLDRGLTVAAGTDATRVSSYNPWVALHWLVTGRTVGGTALYPAGNLIDRETALGLYTRGGAQLTGEQDVKGTLREGTYGDLAILSDDFLTVPEDVIPDIESVLTVVGGRIVYATAEYEGLDEAIPPVAPEWSPVAHFGGYQSGARQASAVAEAVAESEQHRRWRVARGSVPDTTPSFVDPCFDH is encoded by the coding sequence ATGACCGGGCCGTCGACGAGCATGCCGGTGGCGGGCCTCGTCCCCGCCCCGCGTCGGGAACACGAGCACGCCGACCTCCTCGTCCGCAACGCCAAGGTCTTCACCGGTGACCCCGACCGCCCCGAGGCCCGTGCCGTCGCCCTCCGCGGCGGCCGGGTCGCGGCCCTCGGCGACGACCACGACCTCGCCCACCTCGTCGGGCCGGGAACGAAGGTCGTCGACGCGCTCGGCCGCCGGGTGATCCCCGGCCTCAACGACTCGCACCTGCATGTCATCCGGGGCGGCCTGAACTACGTCCTGGAGCTGCGCTGGGACGGCGTACGAAGCCTCCGACACGCCCTCGCGATGCTGCGCGAGCAGGCCGGCCGCACCCCGAAGGGGCAGTGGATCCGGGTGGTGGGCGGCTGGACCGCCGAGCAGTTCGCCGAGTGCAGGATGCCGACCGTCGCGGAGCTGAACGCCGCCGCCCCCGACACTCCGGTCTTCGTCCTGCACCTGTACCAGTCGGCGCTGATGAACCGGGCCGCGGTGCAGGCAGCCGGATTCACCCGCGACACCCCGGATCCCCGCGGCGGGCAGATCGTCCGCGGCCGGGACGGCGAACCCAATGGCGTGCTCCTCGCGGCGCCGAGCGCCCTCATCCTGTACTCGACCCTGGCCAATGCGCCGGCCCTCGACGAGGCCGACAAGCGGACGTCGACGCGCCACTTCCTGCGCGAGCTGAACCGCTTCGGACTGACGTCCGCGGTCGACGCCGCCGGCGGGTTCCAGAACTTCCCCGACAACTACGCCACGGTCGCCGACCTCGCCAGGTCGGGGGAGCTGACCCTCCGGATCGCCTACCACCTCTTCCCGCAGACGGCCGGGCAGGAGCTCGCCGACCTGAAGCGCTGGACCGAGATGGTCAAGCCCGGGGACGGGGACGAGTGGCTCCGGCTCAACGGCGCGGGAGAGAACCTGACCTGGGCCGCCGCCGACTTCGAGAACTTCTCCGAGCCCCGGCCCGAACTCGGCGCCGGCTACGAGACCGAATTCGAGAGCGCCGTCCGGCTTCTCCTTGAGAACGGCTGGGGCTTTAGGCTCCACGCGACCTACGACGAGACGATCCGCCGCGACCTGGCCGTCTTCGAGAAGCTCGCGGCCGAAGGACTCTTCCCCGGCGGCAACCGCTGGCTCTTCGACCACGCGGAGACGGTCTCGGCCGACAGCCTCGACCGGATCGCCGCCCTCGGCGGCGCCGTCTCGGTCCAGAACCGGATGTCCTTCCAGGGCGCCGCGTTCCTCGACCGCTACGGCGCCGGGGCCGCCGCCCACACCCCGCCGGTCCGGGCCATGCTCGACCGAGGCCTGACCGTCGCCGCAGGAACCGATGCCACCCGCGTCTCCTCGTACAACCCGTGGGTCGCCCTCCACTGGCTGGTCACCGGGCGCACCGTCGGCGGCACGGCCCTTTACCCGGCCGGGAACCTGATCGACCGGGAGACCGCCCTCGGCCTCTACACCCGGGGCGGAGCGCAGCTCACCGGCGAGCAGGACGTCAAGGGGACTCTGCGAGAGGGGACTTACGGCGACCTCGCGATCCTCTCCGACGACTTCCTCACCGTGCCCGAGGACGTCATTCCCGACATCGAGTCCGTCCTCACTGTCGTCGGCGGCCGGATCGTCTACGCGACCGCCGAGTACGAGGGGCTCGACGAGGCCATCCCGCCGGTGGCCCCCGAGTGGAGCCCGGTGGCCCACTTCGGCGGGTACCAGAGCGGTGCCCGCCAGGCATCGGCCGTGGCCGAGGCCGTCGCCGAGTCCGAGCAGCACCGCCGCTGGCGCGTCGCACGCGGCTCCGTTCCCGACACGACGCCGTCCTTCGTCGATCCCTGCTTCGATCACTGA
- a CDS encoding GPR1/FUN34/YaaH family transporter, with translation MSAASPAADGGDTPPTLPDVPPGRRFEPDLRSMTRINLRPIASPMPLGFFTIAIGSVMTGCLQLGIFDQTARSAVAFTVLPAFALQLLVSFLAFGARDVIAATLMAVFAGSWLPYSLIMLSGAADGLQVLGVFNLALLCFGALMTAVTRPKRALWLVLAVSLPRWAATGLAGITGAEWLTRTSGALGLVVALVAMYTAFALMLEDMRSEQVLPIGRSGPAHLAVEGDLSVQLRNLERQAGVRRTL, from the coding sequence ATGTCCGCAGCCTCCCCCGCCGCCGACGGCGGCGACACGCCGCCAACCCTGCCGGACGTTCCCCCGGGACGCCGTTTCGAGCCGGACCTCCGGTCGATGACACGGATCAACCTGCGCCCCATCGCCTCACCCATGCCGCTCGGCTTCTTCACGATAGCCATCGGCTCCGTGATGACGGGCTGCCTGCAGCTCGGGATCTTCGACCAGACGGCCCGCAGCGCCGTCGCCTTCACCGTACTGCCGGCCTTCGCCCTGCAACTCCTGGTGAGCTTCCTGGCCTTCGGAGCCCGTGACGTGATCGCGGCGACGCTGATGGCGGTGTTCGCCGGCAGCTGGCTGCCCTACTCGCTCATCATGCTCAGCGGCGCGGCCGACGGCCTTCAGGTCCTCGGCGTGTTCAACCTGGCGCTCCTCTGCTTCGGGGCCCTGATGACCGCCGTGACCCGGCCCAAGCGCGCGCTGTGGCTCGTCCTCGCGGTCTCCCTGCCCCGCTGGGCGGCCACCGGCCTCGCGGGCATCACCGGCGCCGAATGGCTGACGCGCACGTCCGGCGCGCTCGGCCTCGTGGTGGCGCTCGTCGCGATGTACACGGCGTTCGCCCTGATGCTCGAGGACATGCGCAGCGAGCAGGTCCTGCCCATCGGCCGCAGCGGCCCCGCCCACCTCGCCGTGGAAGGCGACCTGTCCGTCCAACTCCGCAACCTGGAACGCCAGGCGGGCGTACGCCGCACGCTCTGA
- a CDS encoding carbohydrate ABC transporter permease gives MSFDAVAQQPKLLYLLQGVAAFAAVVSLILLALHRGPFRRRAAALLLLAPALLLLTVGLLLPGLRTLVLSFTDSGGDAWAGFDNYVWMVTDPRAMVALRNTLAWVVLVPLLAASVGLLYAAAVVRSRFRAFALSLVLMPMAISFVGAGVVWKFVYAYRPAEAGQIGLLNQLVVAFGGEPRQWLVHSPWNVLFLIVVMVWTQAGFAAVLLAAAIRAVPGELTEAARLDGASPRQIFWRITMPSIRPTLLVVVLAQTIGTFKAFDIVRTMTGGQFDTGVIAHEMYDQTFRYGETGRGAALAVLLFVLVTPFVAHQVRAQRRTA, from the coding sequence ATGTCGTTCGACGCCGTCGCCCAGCAGCCCAAGCTGCTGTACCTGCTCCAGGGCGTCGCCGCCTTCGCGGCGGTGGTCTCCCTGATCCTGCTGGCGCTGCACCGGGGGCCGTTTCGAAGAAGGGCCGCGGCCCTTCTCCTGCTGGCCCCCGCGCTGCTGCTACTCACGGTCGGTCTTCTCCTGCCCGGTCTGCGCACCCTGGTCCTGTCGTTCACCGACAGCGGGGGAGACGCGTGGGCCGGCTTCGACAACTACGTGTGGATGGTCACCGACCCCCGGGCGATGGTGGCGCTGCGCAACACCCTGGCGTGGGTGGTGCTCGTGCCGTTGCTGGCAGCCTCGGTCGGTCTGCTCTACGCGGCGGCCGTCGTACGGTCGCGGTTCAGAGCGTTCGCGCTGTCCCTCGTCCTGATGCCGATGGCGATCTCCTTCGTCGGCGCGGGTGTCGTCTGGAAGTTCGTCTACGCCTACCGTCCCGCGGAGGCCGGGCAGATCGGGCTGCTGAACCAGCTCGTCGTCGCGTTCGGCGGCGAACCGAGGCAATGGCTCGTGCACTCTCCCTGGAACGTCCTGTTCCTCATCGTGGTGATGGTGTGGACACAGGCGGGCTTCGCAGCCGTCCTGCTGGCCGCCGCGATCAGGGCCGTTCCCGGAGAGCTGACCGAGGCGGCCCGACTCGACGGCGCGTCCCCCCGGCAGATCTTCTGGCGGATCACCATGCCGTCGATCAGGCCCACGCTGCTCGTCGTGGTCCTCGCCCAGACGATCGGCACCTTCAAGGCCTTCGACATCGTCAGGACCATGACCGGCGGACAGTTCGACACGGGCGTCATCGCCCACGAGATGTACGACCAGACCTTCCGCTACGGCGAGACGGGCCGCGGTGCGGCGCTCGCCGTGCTCCTCTTCGTCCTCGTCACCCCCTTCGTCGCCCACCAGGTCCGGGCACAGCGGAGGACGGCGTGA
- a CDS encoding carbohydrate ABC transporter permease, producing MNGVRERLASRAFTSIAVVIAVLWTTPTLGLLLSSFRPEEEIKTTGWWTVFGTPHLTLDNYGEVLSGGGNGSGRLAEYFVNSVVITLPSVLFPLVLAFFAAYALAWIDFRGRDALVVGIFALQVVPLQMALVPLLKLFSQGWLFLPAWNLTGPARFGQVWFAHTVFALPFAVFLLHNFLAGLPRDLIEAARVDGASHGTLLLRIVLPLARPALVSFAIIQFIWVWNDLLVALTLLGGTAETAPMTVRLASLAGTYGNEWQRLTAGAFVAAFVPLLVFFSLRRHFARGLLAGSVKG from the coding sequence GTGAACGGCGTCCGGGAGCGTCTGGCCTCCCGCGCCTTCACGTCGATCGCCGTGGTGATCGCGGTCCTCTGGACGACACCGACCCTCGGTCTGCTGCTCTCCTCGTTCCGTCCCGAGGAGGAGATCAAGACGACGGGCTGGTGGACCGTGTTCGGTACGCCGCATCTCACGCTCGACAACTACGGCGAGGTGCTGTCCGGGGGCGGGAACGGGTCGGGGCGGCTCGCGGAGTACTTCGTCAACTCCGTCGTCATCACCCTTCCCTCGGTGCTGTTCCCGCTCGTGCTGGCCTTCTTCGCGGCGTACGCCCTGGCGTGGATCGACTTCAGGGGGCGGGACGCGCTCGTCGTCGGCATCTTCGCGCTCCAGGTCGTGCCGCTCCAGATGGCGCTCGTCCCCCTCCTGAAGCTGTTCTCCCAGGGCTGGCTGTTCCTGCCCGCGTGGAACCTCACCGGTCCGGCGCGTTTCGGCCAGGTCTGGTTCGCCCACACGGTCTTCGCGCTGCCGTTCGCGGTGTTCCTCCTGCACAACTTCCTGGCAGGGCTGCCCCGGGACCTGATCGAGGCCGCCCGCGTCGATGGCGCGTCACACGGGACGCTGCTGCTCCGGATCGTGCTGCCCCTGGCCCGCCCGGCCCTGGTCTCCTTCGCCATCATCCAGTTCATCTGGGTGTGGAACGACCTCCTCGTGGCACTGACCCTGCTGGGCGGAACGGCCGAGACCGCGCCGATGACGGTCAGACTGGCGAGCCTGGCCGGGACGTACGGCAACGAGTGGCAGCGGCTCACCGCAGGAGCCTTCGTGGCGGCGTTCGTCCCGCTGCTCGTCTTCTTCTCCCTCCGGCGGCACTTCGCGCGGGGACTGCTCGCCGGATCGGTCAAGGGATGA
- a CDS encoding ABC transporter substrate-binding protein, giving the protein MRFGARLALAVIPLAALAAACGVPQDGGSRSHTAVDCGPYARYGKHPGTKVTVYAENRDREADLFEETWADFADCTGIDVQYEGDGEFEAQIQLRVDGGSVPDVAFFPQPGLLERFARAGKLKPASAGVVALAKQGWSADWNSYATVNGTLYGTPLVANVKSFVWYSPKFFRDRGLSVPRTWSELMAVTEKAAASGVKPWCAGIESAEATGWPVTDWIEDVLLRQQGTDVYDQWVTHKIPFNDPRVIMAMDTVGSILKNDRYANGGFGPARSMASISFQEAGTPVLSGDCAMHRQASFYADMWPKGTEIGPDKDVYAFLLPGADPADRPVLGGGVFTAAFADRPEVRAFQEYLASADFANARMKKGPFVSANKGVDPANAATPVDRLSIQLLQDPGTQFRFDGSDLMPASVGAGTFWKGAVDWIGGASTRQVADSIERSWPSH; this is encoded by the coding sequence ATGAGGTTCGGCGCGAGGCTCGCGCTCGCCGTCATCCCCCTCGCCGCCCTTGCCGCTGCCTGTGGTGTTCCGCAGGACGGTGGCTCGCGGTCGCACACCGCCGTGGACTGTGGGCCGTACGCCAGGTACGGCAAGCACCCCGGCACCAAGGTCACCGTCTACGCGGAGAACCGGGACCGGGAGGCCGACCTGTTCGAAGAGACCTGGGCGGACTTCGCGGACTGCACGGGAATCGACGTCCAGTACGAGGGGGACGGGGAGTTCGAGGCCCAGATCCAGCTCCGGGTCGACGGCGGGAGTGTGCCGGACGTGGCGTTCTTCCCTCAGCCCGGGCTCCTGGAACGCTTTGCGCGGGCGGGGAAGCTCAAGCCCGCGAGCGCCGGGGTCGTGGCCCTCGCGAAGCAGGGCTGGTCGGCTGACTGGAACAGCTACGCGACCGTGAACGGCACCCTCTACGGCACGCCGCTGGTCGCGAACGTGAAGTCGTTCGTTTGGTACTCGCCGAAGTTCTTCCGCGACAGGGGACTGAGCGTTCCCCGTACGTGGTCCGAGCTGATGGCCGTGACGGAGAAGGCCGCGGCGTCGGGCGTCAAGCCGTGGTGCGCGGGCATCGAGTCCGCCGAGGCGACCGGCTGGCCCGTCACGGACTGGATCGAGGACGTCCTGCTGCGTCAGCAGGGCACGGACGTCTACGACCAGTGGGTCACCCACAAGATCCCGTTCAACGACCCGCGGGTGATCATGGCCATGGACACCGTGGGGTCCATCCTCAAGAACGACCGGTACGCCAACGGCGGTTTCGGTCCGGCCCGTTCGATGGCGTCGATCTCCTTCCAGGAGGCCGGCACACCGGTTCTCTCCGGCGACTGTGCGATGCACCGCCAGGCCTCGTTCTATGCCGACATGTGGCCGAAGGGAACCGAGATCGGACCGGACAAGGACGTCTACGCCTTCCTCCTGCCGGGGGCAGACCCGGCCGACCGCCCCGTACTGGGCGGTGGGGTGTTCACCGCGGCGTTCGCCGACCGTCCCGAAGTGCGGGCGTTCCAGGAGTATCTGGCCTCCGCGGACTTCGCGAACGCGCGTATGAAGAAGGGCCCGTTCGTCTCGGCGAACAAGGGCGTGGATCCGGCGAACGCCGCCACCCCGGTCGACAGGCTCTCGATCCAGCTGCTCCAGGACCCCGGGACACAGTTCAGGTTCGACGGTTCGGACCTGATGCCCGCGTCGGTCGGCGCCGGGACGTTCTGGAAGGGAGCCGTCGACTGGATCGGCGGCGCGAGCACCCGGCAGGTCGCCGACTCCATCGAACGGTCCTGGCCGAGCCACTGA
- a CDS encoding AAA family ATPase yields MSPERPEGEGMAVPGSAGLSRPGLRGREAELERLRALVEAVRDGEGGAIALLLGEPGIGKTVLLQETVSIARAHGFVISHGRAEELHELAPLASLASGLLHGDPPLLSSTDFADLAGHHDQRVWLVERLAQLIEERSAGTPVLIAVDDVQWADPLSRFALSVMPTRLLSCPVLWLLTGRNDPELYGQGPRTTTLPLRPLSDTALAELGRDVLGGDVPTEVAELLDGAGGNPFLAAEMLTGIAASGADASEPPERLVLGVRDRLADLRPDTLHFLRIGSVLGRAFSLADAAALCGRPASGLSAEVDEAIAAALLHDDGERLRFRHDLLRQAVYADLAPSVRRALHREAASRLVAAGRSSTDAVPHLLKSAEPGDQEAIGLLGTAATDVIAVMPDLAADLAVRALELVPPHAPMVFDVGERAIVALTRAGRYTQARDTGDTLLARQPPLDVFARLQSVLGDTLWHLDDVHELTRRSTAALAAVTDPTIRARLIARQALARSRGRDLGAARETGERALAEAERSGDREARVLALWGLGEIALNAGDCAAAVEHHTALSVFDTAFLPEEAVARIHMDDFDTVRRLLRTAGGAPLRPAMLIWAQGTLNMGLGRLDDADADLVTAERLEADLHLPGNLVNIRVNRGFLAMLRGDREAAREHLDVVRATVADRPNTGNHATHQYFEAVVADADGDHAAAAELVRSVQCDHPFLRWRLLRPHVVQAVRIALRGGDRNLAEDLAAQAVEHATRNPGVPTAQGVAAHASALANADHELLERSVRILLTGPRPLPLAAASADLGRALLTAGDPAATPALTRAHDIYAQAGADVEADRVRADLERATSRSGRRTGGLRPRPAQGWDALTASERKVARLIAAGHTNRSAAEALVVSPHTVNTHLASIFRKLSVRSRVHLARIALAEGDAGTASGG; encoded by the coding sequence ATGAGCCCCGAGCGGCCCGAGGGAGAAGGCATGGCGGTGCCCGGGAGCGCGGGGCTGAGCCGGCCCGGGCTGCGGGGCCGTGAAGCCGAGCTGGAGCGGCTGCGCGCCCTGGTCGAGGCGGTGCGCGACGGCGAGGGAGGAGCGATCGCGCTGCTCCTGGGCGAGCCCGGGATCGGGAAGACCGTACTGCTGCAGGAGACCGTCTCGATCGCGCGGGCTCACGGGTTCGTCATCAGCCATGGACGCGCCGAGGAACTGCACGAGCTGGCACCGCTCGCCTCACTGGCCTCCGGCCTCCTGCACGGTGACCCGCCGTTGCTGTCCAGCACGGACTTCGCAGACCTCGCGGGCCATCACGACCAGCGCGTCTGGCTCGTCGAACGACTGGCCCAGCTGATCGAGGAACGCTCGGCGGGCACGCCCGTACTGATCGCGGTCGACGACGTCCAATGGGCCGACCCGCTGAGCCGGTTCGCCCTGAGTGTCATGCCGACACGGCTGCTCAGCTGCCCGGTCCTCTGGCTGCTCACGGGCAGGAACGACCCGGAACTGTACGGGCAGGGGCCGCGGACGACGACCCTCCCCCTCCGGCCGCTGTCCGACACGGCCCTGGCCGAGCTGGGACGGGACGTCCTCGGGGGGGACGTGCCGACGGAGGTCGCGGAACTCCTCGACGGGGCGGGAGGCAACCCCTTCCTCGCGGCCGAGATGCTCACGGGCATCGCGGCGTCGGGCGCGGACGCGTCGGAGCCTCCGGAGCGGCTGGTCCTCGGCGTACGCGACCGGCTGGCCGACCTCCGGCCGGACACCCTCCACTTCCTGCGGATCGGCTCGGTCCTCGGCCGCGCGTTCTCGCTCGCGGACGCCGCCGCCCTGTGCGGTCGGCCCGCCTCCGGACTCAGCGCCGAAGTGGACGAGGCGATCGCCGCCGCCCTCCTCCACGACGACGGCGAGCGCCTCCGGTTCCGCCACGACCTGCTCCGCCAGGCGGTGTACGCCGATCTCGCCCCCTCCGTACGCCGGGCGCTGCACCGGGAGGCCGCGAGCCGGCTCGTCGCGGCGGGCCGGAGCTCCACCGACGCGGTCCCGCATCTGCTGAAGAGCGCCGAACCAGGCGACCAGGAGGCGATCGGGCTGCTCGGCACGGCCGCCACGGACGTGATCGCCGTGATGCCCGACCTCGCCGCCGACCTGGCCGTACGCGCCCTGGAACTCGTACCGCCCCATGCGCCCATGGTGTTCGACGTGGGAGAACGGGCCATCGTCGCGCTGACCCGCGCGGGCCGGTACACCCAGGCACGGGATACCGGCGACACGCTGCTCGCCCGGCAGCCGCCCCTTGACGTCTTCGCCCGTCTGCAGTCCGTACTCGGCGACACGCTGTGGCACCTCGACGACGTCCACGAGCTGACCCGCCGCTCGACGGCCGCACTGGCAGCCGTCACCGACCCGACGATCCGCGCCCGGCTCATCGCCCGGCAGGCCCTCGCCCGGTCCCGCGGGCGCGACCTCGGGGCCGCTCGCGAGACCGGCGAACGGGCGCTCGCCGAGGCGGAGCGGTCCGGTGACCGGGAGGCCCGTGTCCTCGCGCTGTGGGGCCTCGGCGAGATCGCCCTCAACGCGGGCGACTGCGCCGCCGCCGTCGAACACCACACGGCGCTGAGCGTGTTCGACACGGCCTTCCTGCCCGAGGAGGCCGTCGCCCGGATCCACATGGACGACTTCGACACCGTACGGCGACTGCTCCGGACGGCGGGCGGCGCTCCCCTGCGCCCCGCCATGCTGATCTGGGCCCAGGGAACCCTGAACATGGGGCTCGGCCGGCTCGACGACGCGGACGCCGACCTCGTCACCGCCGAGCGGCTCGAAGCGGACCTCCACCTGCCCGGCAACCTGGTCAACATCCGCGTCAACCGCGGCTTCCTCGCGATGCTGCGCGGCGACCGCGAAGCCGCGCGGGAACACCTGGACGTCGTGCGGGCGACCGTGGCCGATCGGCCGAACACGGGCAACCACGCCACGCACCAGTACTTCGAGGCCGTCGTCGCCGACGCCGACGGCGACCACGCGGCAGCGGCCGAACTGGTCCGATCCGTGCAGTGTGACCACCCCTTCCTCCGATGGCGGCTCCTGCGCCCCCATGTCGTCCAGGCCGTGCGGATCGCCCTGCGCGGCGGGGACCGGAACCTGGCCGAGGACCTCGCGGCCCAGGCTGTCGAACACGCCACCCGCAACCCCGGCGTGCCGACCGCCCAGGGGGTGGCCGCCCACGCGTCCGCCCTGGCGAACGCCGACCACGAACTCTTGGAGCGGTCGGTGCGCATCCTCCTCACCGGCCCCCGGCCGCTGCCCCTCGCCGCCGCATCCGCCGACCTCGGGCGCGCGCTCCTCACAGCAGGCGACCCCGCCGCGACACCCGCCCTGACCAGGGCCCACGACATCTACGCCCAGGCGGGAGCCGATGTCGAGGCCGACCGGGTCCGGGCCGATCTGGAACGGGCCACCAGCCGCTCCGGCCGGCGCACCGGAGGCCTGCGGCCGCGCCCCGCCCAGGGCTGGGACGCGCTCACGGCCTCGGAACGCAAGGTGGCCCGGCTGATCGCCGCGGGTCACACCAACCGGTCGGCCGCGGAGGCCCTCGTCGTCTCCCCGCACACGGTCAACACCCATCTGGCGTCGATCTTCCGCAAGCTCTCGGTGCGCTCGCGGGTCCACCTGGCCCGGATCGCGCTTGCGGAGGGCGACGCCGGAACAGCCAGCGGCGGCTGA
- a CDS encoding GNAT family N-acetyltransferase, with protein MEPQVTDRPEKSRYEILAGEAGAETAGFAEYHLSEGEIAFIHTEIDSRSAGRGLGGLLARGVLDDARARGLRVLPYCPFIRGWIGKHPEYTDLVPEARRARFGL; from the coding sequence ATGGAACCGCAGGTGACGGACCGGCCCGAGAAGTCCCGGTATGAGATCCTCGCCGGCGAAGCCGGCGCCGAGACCGCCGGCTTCGCCGAGTACCACCTCTCGGAGGGCGAGATCGCCTTCATCCACACCGAGATCGACAGCCGGTCCGCCGGCCGGGGCCTGGGCGGGCTCCTCGCCCGCGGGGTCCTCGACGACGCCCGGGCCCGAGGGCTGCGCGTCCTGCCGTACTGCCCCTTCATCCGGGGCTGGATCGGCAAGCACCCCGAGTACACCGACCTGGTGCCCGAGGCGAGGCGCGCCCGCTTCGGCCTGTGA